From Peromyscus eremicus chromosome 3, PerEre_H2_v1, whole genome shotgun sequence, one genomic window encodes:
- the LOC131906832 gene encoding trypsin-5, translated as MNTLLVLALVGAAVAFPVDDDDKIVGGYTCQENSVPYQVSLNSGYHFCGGSLINDQWVVSAAHCYKSRIQVRLGEHNINVLEGNEQFVSAAKSIRHPKFNSRTLDNDIMLIKLASPVTLSARVATVALPTSCAPAGTQCLISGWGNTLSLGVNNPDLLQCLDAPLLTQAACEASYPGKITNNMVCAGFLEGGKDSCQGDSGGPVVCNGQLQGIVSWGYGCAQKNLPGVYTKVCNYVDWIQDTIAAN; from the exons ATGAACACACTCCTGGTCTTGGCCCTTGTGGGAGCTGCAG TTGCTTTTCCTGTTGACGATGATGACAAGATCGTAGGAGGATATACTTGCCAGGAGAATTCTGTGCCCTACCAGGTGTCTCTGAACTCTGGGTACCACTTTTGTGGAGGTTCCCTCATCAATGACCAATGGGTGGTGTCTGCTGCTCACTGCTACAAGAG CCGCATCCAAGTGAGACTGGGAGAGCACAACATCAATGTCCTTGAGGGCAATGAGCAGTTTGTCAGTGCTGCCAAAAGCATCAGACACCCCAAGTTCAATTCGAGGACCCTGGACAATGACATCATGCTGATCAAGCTAGCTTCCCCTGTGACCCTCAGTGCCAGAGTGGCCActgtggctctgcccacctcctgTGCACCTGCTGGCACTCAGTGCCTCATCTCTGGCTGGGGCAACACACTCAGTTTAGGTG TGAATAACCCAGACCTGCTCCAGTGCCTGGATGCCCCACTGCTGACTCAGGCTGCCTGTGAAGCCTCCTACCCTGGGAAAATCACCAACAACATGGTCTGTGCTGGCTTCCTTGAGGGAGGCAAGGATTCCTGCCAG GGTGACTCTGGTGGCCCTGTGGTCTGCAATGGACAACTTCAGGGCATTGTCTCCTGGGGCTATGGCTGTGCCCAGAAGAACCTCCCTGGTGTGTACACCAAGGTCTGCAACTATGTGGACTGGATTCAGGACACAATTGCTGCCAACTAG